One window from the genome of Clostridia bacterium encodes:
- the rplD gene encoding 50S ribosomal protein L4, translated as MPKVAVYNMQGEVVGEMELNDRVFGCQVNEAVLHSAVVMQLASRRLGTASTKTRAEVAGGGRKPWRQKGTGRARVGSIRSPLWRKGGIVFGPRPRKYGYSLPKKVRRLALRSALSAKVQEGNLVVVEDLSLPEIKTKEMVKVLKALKAEPKALVVTAGYDEKVEKSARNIPGVLPLEAKGLNVYDILYHDKLVMTKEAVAQVEEVLA; from the coding sequence ATGCCGAAGGTAGCTGTTTATAATATGCAAGGTGAAGTGGTAGGAGAAATGGAGTTGAATGACCGGGTTTTCGGATGCCAGGTCAATGAAGCGGTGCTCCACAGCGCGGTGGTGATGCAGCTGGCCAGCCGGAGGCTGGGAACGGCTTCCACCAAAACCCGGGCCGAAGTAGCCGGCGGCGGCCGGAAACCTTGGCGGCAAAAAGGCACGGGCCGGGCCAGAGTCGGCAGCATTCGTTCACCCCTGTGGCGTAAAGGTGGTATCGTTTTCGGACCGAGGCCCCGGAAATACGGCTACAGCTTGCCGAAGAAAGTACGCCGCCTGGCACTGCGTTCAGCCCTCTCCGCTAAAGTACAGGAAGGAAACCTGGTGGTAGTGGAGGATTTAAGTTTGCCGGAAATTAAAACTAAGGAAATGGTGAAGGTCTTAAAAGCCCTGAAGGCGGAACCGAAAGCCTTAGTAGTCACGGCAGGCTATGACGAGAAAGTGGAAAAGTCTGCCCGCAACATTCCCGGCGTCTTACCCTTGGAAGCAAAGGGTTTAAATGTTTACGACATCTTGTATCATGACAAGTTAGTGATGACCAAAGAGGCTGTGGCTCAAGTCGAGGAGGTGCTGGCGTAG
- the rplW gene encoding 50S ribosomal protein L23: MRRPQDIIIRPVISEKSMGLMEDNKYTFIVDPKANKIEIKHAIQELFNVKVEKVYTMMVRGKKRRQGRFEGKTPDRKKAIVKLRPGDKIEIFEGL, from the coding sequence GTGCGGAGACCTCAGGATATCATTATTCGCCCGGTGATTTCGGAGAAATCCATGGGCTTGATGGAAGACAATAAATACACTTTTATTGTTGACCCGAAGGCCAATAAGATCGAAATCAAGCACGCCATTCAAGAGCTCTTCAACGTCAAGGTGGAGAAAGTTTACACCATGATGGTGCGAGGCAAGAAAAGGCGTCAAGGCCGTTTTGAAGGAAAAACCCCGGATCGGAAGAAGGCAATCGTTAAACTGAGACCAGGAGATAAGATCGAGATTTTCGAAGGGCTGTAA
- the rplB gene encoding 50S ribosomal protein L2: protein MAIKKFKPTSPGLRQMSVNTFEEITTDQPYKPLTAPLKKKAGRNSQGTITVRHQGGGHKRKYRIIDFKRDKDNIPAKVATIEYDPNRSAYIALLNYADGEKRYIIAPHGIKVGDVLYSGPEADIVTGNALPLRNIPVGTVIHNIELKPGKGGQLVRSAGSSAQLMAKEGDYAHVRLGSGEVRLIHLNCRATVGQVSNIEHENITIGKAGRSRWMNKRPSVRGVVMNPVDHPHGGGEGKTGAGRNPVTPWGHPALGRKTRKKNKASDRLIVKRRK, encoded by the coding sequence ATGGCGATTAAAAAATTCAAACCAACCTCGCCGGGCCTCAGGCAGATGTCCGTTAACACCTTTGAGGAGATTACGACCGATCAACCTTATAAGCCATTAACGGCGCCCCTTAAAAAGAAGGCAGGTCGTAACAGTCAAGGGACCATCACTGTCAGGCACCAGGGCGGGGGACATAAGAGAAAGTATCGCATCATTGATTTCAAGAGGGATAAAGACAACATCCCGGCTAAAGTAGCCACCATTGAATACGATCCGAACCGTTCGGCTTACATCGCGCTGTTGAATTACGCTGACGGTGAAAAGAGATATATTATTGCACCCCATGGGATTAAGGTCGGCGACGTGCTGTATTCAGGTCCCGAAGCTGATATCGTTACGGGTAATGCCCTTCCTTTGAGAAACATTCCCGTGGGTACCGTCATCCATAACATTGAACTAAAGCCCGGGAAAGGCGGCCAGCTGGTTCGTTCCGCAGGCAGCTCAGCGCAGCTGATGGCCAAGGAAGGCGATTACGCCCATGTGCGGTTGGGCTCCGGTGAAGTGCGCTTGATCCACCTTAACTGCCGGGCCACTGTCGGTCAAGTGAGCAATATTGAACATGAGAACATTACCATCGGGAAAGCAGGGCGTTCCCGCTGGATGAACAAGCGGCCTTCAGTCCGCGGTGTCGTGATGAACCCGGTGGATCACCCCCACGGCGGTGGTGAAGGTAAGACCGGTGCCGGTCGTAACCCGGTTACACCATGGGGCCATCCGGCATTGGGCAGGAAGACCAGGAAGAAGAACAAGGCATCAGATCGCCTGATCGTGAAACGCAGGAAATAG
- the rpsS gene encoding 30S ribosomal protein S19, whose product MGRSLKKGPYCDPKLLAKIQKMNETGEKRVIKTWSRRSTIFPEMVGHTLAVHDGKKHVPIYITEDMVGHKLGEFAPTRVFKGHGDHTERSTALK is encoded by the coding sequence GTGGGAAGATCCTTAAAGAAAGGGCCATACTGTGATCCCAAGCTGTTGGCGAAAATTCAAAAGATGAATGAAACCGGTGAAAAGAGAGTCATTAAGACCTGGTCGAGACGTTCCACCATTTTCCCGGAAATGGTTGGGCATACGCTGGCAGTGCACGATGGCAAGAAGCACGTACCCATCTACATCACCGAGGATATGGTGGGGCACAAGCTGGGAGAATTCGCTCCTACCAGGGTTTTCAAAGGACACGGAGATCATACGGAACGGTCAACGGCCTTGAAATAA
- the rplV gene encoding 50S ribosomal protein L22, with amino-acid sequence MEAKAVAKYIRISPNKVRQVVDLIRGKDVAEALAILRFVPKRAATPVAKCLKSAIANAEHNYNMDVDNLYVAKICVDQGPTLKRYKPRAFGRADMIRRRTSHITVVVKEKEV; translated from the coding sequence ATGGAGGCCAAGGCAGTAGCAAAGTATATTAGGATCTCCCCGAATAAGGTGCGGCAGGTCGTCGATCTTATTCGCGGCAAGGATGTGGCTGAGGCACTGGCCATTTTGCGATTTGTGCCCAAAAGAGCGGCGACCCCGGTGGCGAAGTGTTTGAAATCAGCCATTGCGAACGCTGAGCATAATTACAACATGGATGTTGACAATCTCTATGTGGCGAAAATTTGTGTGGATCAAGGACCCACTTTGAAGAGATACAAACCTCGGGCTTTTGGAAGGGCTGACATGATTAGAAGACGGACCAGCCATATTACCGTGGTGGTTAAGGAAAAGGAGGTTTAG
- the rpsC gene encoding 30S ribosomal protein S3 codes for MGQKVHPKGLRIGIIKDWDARWFADKDYTELLHEDIKIRRYLKQTLYSAGIPKIEIERAANSMRIYLHTAKPGIVIGRGGSEVEKLRHQLEHMTGKRVSINIVEVKKPELEAQLVAENVAAQLEKRVSFRRAMKQAVSRTMRMGAEGIRIAISGRLGGAEIARTEWYSEGKVPLHTLRADIDYGFAEAMTTYGKLGVKVWIYKGEVLPEAKEAVQEGGK; via the coding sequence GTGGGGCAAAAGGTTCATCCTAAAGGATTGCGGATCGGGATCATTAAGGATTGGGACGCCAGGTGGTTTGCAGATAAGGATTACACCGAACTCTTGCATGAAGATATTAAAATCCGCCGTTATTTGAAGCAAACCCTGTACAGCGCCGGCATCCCGAAAATTGAAATAGAGCGGGCGGCCAACAGCATGCGGATTTACCTGCATACAGCGAAGCCCGGTATCGTGATCGGTCGCGGCGGCAGCGAAGTGGAGAAGCTGCGTCACCAGCTGGAACACATGACCGGCAAACGGGTCAGCATCAATATCGTTGAAGTTAAGAAACCTGAGCTGGAAGCTCAATTAGTGGCGGAGAACGTAGCCGCCCAGTTGGAAAAACGGGTATCCTTCAGGCGTGCCATGAAGCAAGCCGTGAGCCGCACCATGCGCATGGGAGCGGAGGGGATCAGGATTGCTATCTCCGGCCGCCTGGGAGGAGCGGAAATTGCTAGAACGGAATGGTACAGCGAAGGCAAAGTGCCTCTTCATACCTTAAGGGCTGATATTGACTACGGGTTTGCCGAAGCCATGACTACTTACGGTAAACTGGGGGTCAAAGTCTGGATCTACAAGGGAGAAGTCCTTCCAGAGGCTAAAGAGGCGGTACAGGAAGGGGGCAAATAA
- the rplP gene encoding 50S ribosomal protein L16, whose protein sequence is MLMPKRVKWRRPHKPRNLSGRAQKGNEIAYGEYGLQALEPGWITSRQIEAARIAMTRYIRRGGKVWIKIFPDRPITYKPAETRMGSGKGTPEYWVAAIKPGRVLFELAGVSEEIAREAMRLAAHKLPVKTKFITRAELGGEANES, encoded by the coding sequence ATGTTGATGCCAAAAAGGGTTAAATGGCGTAGACCTCATAAACCGAGAAACTTAAGCGGTCGTGCGCAAAAAGGGAATGAGATCGCCTATGGTGAATACGGATTGCAAGCATTGGAACCCGGTTGGATTACCAGTCGGCAAATTGAAGCGGCTCGTATTGCCATGACCCGTTATATTCGCCGCGGCGGTAAAGTTTGGATTAAGATTTTCCCCGATCGCCCCATTACTTATAAACCGGCGGAAACCCGGATGGGTAGCGGAAAAGGTACGCCGGAGTACTGGGTAGCAGCGATTAAACCTGGTAGAGTATTATTTGAGCTGGCGGGTGTTTCGGAAGAGATAGCCCGGGAGGCTATGCGGCTTGCAGCCCATAAGCTGCCGGTCAAAACGAAATTCATCACGCGAGCAGAATTGGGTGGTGAAGCCAATGAAAGCTAA
- the rpmC gene encoding 50S ribosomal protein L29 has translation MKAKEVRDLTTKELQKKVEDLKQELFNLRFQLATGQLDNPMRIRDVRRNIARVKTVLRERELKETKVK, from the coding sequence ATGAAAGCTAAAGAAGTGAGAGACTTGACCACAAAAGAACTGCAAAAAAAGGTGGAGGATCTCAAGCAGGAACTGTTCAACCTGCGGTTTCAGTTGGCTACCGGGCAATTAGATAATCCCATGCGGATTAGGGACGTGCGCCGGAATATTGCCCGCGTCAAGACAGTTCTCCGCGAGCGGGAATTAAAAGAGACAAAGGTGAAATAA
- the rpsQ gene encoding 30S ribosomal protein S17, with protein MTERGRRKVRIGRVVSDKMDKTIVVAVETLKRHPLYGKRVKTSKKFKVHDENNECRVGDLVKIMETRPLSKEKRWRLVEIVEKAQQI; from the coding sequence TTGACCGAGAGAGGTAGACGTAAAGTCCGGATCGGGCGCGTTGTCAGTGATAAGATGGACAAAACCATCGTAGTTGCCGTAGAAACTTTGAAAAGGCATCCTCTCTATGGCAAAAGAGTGAAGACCAGTAAGAAGTTCAAAGTCCATGACGAGAACAACGAATGCCGCGTGGGAGACCTGGTCAAAATCATGGAAACTCGTCCGCTGAGCAAAGAAAAAAGATGGCGCTTGGTGGAGATTGTTGAGAAAGCACAACAGATTTAA
- the rplN gene encoding 50S ribosomal protein L14, which produces MIQQESRLKVGDNSGAKEILCIRVLGGTGKKYATVGDVIIASVKEATPGGVVKKGDVVKAVVVRVNRPIKRPDGSYIKFDENAAVIINDQGNPRGTRIFGPVARELREKDFMKIISLAPEVL; this is translated from the coding sequence GTGATTCAACAAGAAAGCAGGCTCAAAGTCGGTGACAACAGTGGGGCGAAAGAGATTCTGTGCATCCGCGTTTTAGGCGGTACCGGGAAAAAGTATGCCACCGTCGGCGATGTGATTATCGCTTCCGTTAAAGAAGCAACACCAGGAGGCGTTGTTAAAAAAGGTGACGTGGTAAAGGCCGTGGTGGTGCGGGTTAACCGGCCCATCAAGAGACCTGACGGTTCCTATATCAAGTTTGACGAGAATGCGGCGGTGATTATTAACGATCAGGGAAACCCGCGGGGCACCCGTATTTTTGGCCCTGTAGCCCGGGAACTGCGGGAAAAGGATTTCATGAAAATCATTTCCCTGGCGCCGGAAGTGCTGTAA
- a CDS encoding 50S ribosomal protein L24, giving the protein MEVKILASKVHVKKGDTVVVITGKDAGHKGKVLAVFPKNQRVVVEKANIVKRHTRPTRTMPQGGIIEKEAPIHSSNVMLVCPKCDKATRIGKKVLADGSKVRTCKKCGEVID; this is encoded by the coding sequence ATGGAGGTGAAGATCTTGGCCTCGAAAGTTCACGTTAAGAAAGGTGACACAGTAGTCGTTATTACCGGGAAAGACGCAGGGCACAAAGGGAAAGTGCTGGCGGTATTTCCCAAAAACCAAAGGGTAGTTGTAGAGAAAGCCAATATTGTGAAGCGGCATACCAGGCCTACCAGGACCATGCCTCAAGGCGGTATTATTGAGAAAGAAGCGCCGATTCACAGCTCCAATGTGATGTTGGTTTGTCCTAAGTGCGACAAAGCCACCAGGATTGGGAAAAAAGTCTTGGCCGACGGGAGTAAGGTCAGGACATGCAAGAAGTGCGGTGAAGTAATCGATTAG
- the rplE gene encoding 50S ribosomal protein L5, with translation MGSLKEKYLNEVVPAMQEKFGYKNMMAIPKLSKVVINMGVGEATQNPKALDGAVEDLMAISGQKPVITRAKKSIAAFKLREGMPIGVKVTLRGERMYAFVNKLLSAVLPRVRDFRGVNPHGFDGRGNYTLGLREQIIFPEIDYDKVDKVRGMNISFITTAKTDEEAYELLKLLGMSFRER, from the coding sequence ATGGGCTCACTGAAGGAGAAGTATCTGAATGAAGTCGTTCCTGCCATGCAGGAAAAGTTCGGCTATAAAAACATGATGGCCATTCCCAAACTGTCGAAAGTGGTCATCAACATGGGGGTGGGCGAAGCCACCCAGAATCCTAAAGCACTGGACGGAGCGGTCGAAGACTTAATGGCTATATCCGGGCAAAAACCGGTTATCACCAGGGCGAAGAAATCCATTGCCGCCTTTAAGCTGCGGGAAGGAATGCCGATCGGGGTGAAAGTTACCCTGCGGGGAGAACGGATGTATGCCTTTGTCAATAAACTGTTGAGTGCAGTCCTGCCCAGGGTGCGTGACTTTAGAGGAGTTAATCCCCACGGCTTTGACGGGAGAGGCAATTATACGCTGGGCTTAAGAGAACAAATCATTTTCCCGGAAATCGATTATGACAAGGTAGATAAAGTGCGGGGCATGAACATTTCCTTTATCACCACCGCCAAGACCGACGAAGAAGCCTATGAATTGTTGAAGTTGTTGGGTATGTCCTTCAGGGAAAGGTAA
- a CDS encoding type Z 30S ribosomal protein S14 produces the protein MAKKSMIARQKRPVKFKVRYHNRCKLCGRPHAYMRKFGMCRICFRELAYKGEIPGVTKSSW, from the coding sequence TTGGCGAAAAAATCCATGATCGCCAGGCAGAAGCGCCCGGTTAAGTTCAAAGTAAGATACCATAACCGTTGCAAGCTTTGCGGACGCCCGCATGCCTATATGAGGAAATTCGGCATGTGCCGGATTTGTTTCAGAGAACTGGCTTACAAGGGTGAGATTCCAGGCGTAACCAAGAGCAGCTGGTAA